A single window of Malus sylvestris chromosome 5, drMalSylv7.2, whole genome shotgun sequence DNA harbors:
- the LOC126624714 gene encoding gibberellin 2-beta-dioxygenase 1-like isoform X2: MVFVTKPPNENFSYARTSNNVSKLFSGIPLVDLTKPDSKQLIVKACEEYGFFKIINHGVPTDFITRLESEAIKFFSMPLSEKEKAGPPNPLGYGNNHIGKNGDVGWVEYLLLTTNTESNSQSSALNDYISAVKKMACEILELMAEGLKIQPRNVLSKLLMDEQSDSCFRLNHYPLCPELQGLSSASARNVIGFGEHTDPQIISVLRSNNTSGLQISLGDGSWISVPPDQNSFFINVGDSLQVLTNGRFQSVRHRVLANGLKSRVSMIYFGGPPLSEKIAPLQSVMNGEEESLYEEFTWFEYKKSACSSRLADNRLGHFERIAAS; the protein is encoded by the exons ATGGTGTTTGTGACCAAACCACCTAATGAGAACTTTTCTTATGCTAGAACCAGCAACAATGTCTCCAAATTATTTTCTGGGATTCCTCTGGTAGACCTCACAAAACCAGACTCCAAACAACTCATTGTCAAGGCCTGTGAGGAGTATGGTTTCTTCAAGATCATCAACCATGGTGTTCCAACGGATTTCATTACCAGATTGGAATCTGAGGCCATCAAATTCTTCTCCATGCCACTCTCTGAGAAGGAAAAGGCGGGGCCTCCTAATCCGTTGGGATATGGGAACAATCATATTGGGAAGAATGGTGATGTTGGGTGGGTAGAGTACCTCCTCCTCACAACCAATACAGAGTCCAATTCCCAGAG TTCTGCTTTGAATGATTACATATCAGCTGTGAAGAAAATGGCCTGTGAGATTCTAGAGCTGATGGCTGAAGGGTTGAAGATTCAACCAAGAAATGTGTTAAGCAAACTTCTGATGGATGAACAGAGTGACTCTTGTTTCAGGCTCAATCACTACCCACTATGCCCAGAGCTTCAAGGTTTGAGTAGTGCCAGTGCCAGAAATGTGATTGGATTTGGAGAGCACACAGACCCACAAATCATTTCTGTGCTAAGATCCAACAACACATCTGGCCTCCAAATTTCTTTGGGAGATGGGAGTTGGATTTCAGTCCCCCCTGATCAGAACTCCTTCTTCATCAATGTTGGTGACTCTTTACAG GTTTTGACTAATGGGAGGTTTCAAAGTGTGAGGCACAGGGTTTTGGCAAATGGTTTAAAATCAAGAGTGTCAATGATTTATTTTGGGGGACCACCCTTGAGTGAGAAGATAGCTCCATTGCAATCTGTCATGAACGGAGAGGAGGAAAGCCTCTACGAAGAGTTTACATGGTTTGAGTACAAAAAATCTGCGTGCAGCTCAAGACTTGCAGATAACAGGCTTGGACACTTTGAGAGAATTGCAGCCTCATAA
- the LOC126624714 gene encoding gibberellin 2-beta-dioxygenase 1-like isoform X1 has translation MVFVTKPPNENFSYARTSNNVSKLFSGIPLVDLTKPDSKQLIVKACEEYGFFKIINHGVPTDFITRLESEAIKFFSMPLSEKEKAGPPNPLGYGNNHIGKNGDVGWVEYLLLTTNTESNSQRFLSVFGNSAEEFCSALNDYISAVKKMACEILELMAEGLKIQPRNVLSKLLMDEQSDSCFRLNHYPLCPELQGLSSASARNVIGFGEHTDPQIISVLRSNNTSGLQISLGDGSWISVPPDQNSFFINVGDSLQVLTNGRFQSVRHRVLANGLKSRVSMIYFGGPPLSEKIAPLQSVMNGEEESLYEEFTWFEYKKSACSSRLADNRLGHFERIAAS, from the exons ATGGTGTTTGTGACCAAACCACCTAATGAGAACTTTTCTTATGCTAGAACCAGCAACAATGTCTCCAAATTATTTTCTGGGATTCCTCTGGTAGACCTCACAAAACCAGACTCCAAACAACTCATTGTCAAGGCCTGTGAGGAGTATGGTTTCTTCAAGATCATCAACCATGGTGTTCCAACGGATTTCATTACCAGATTGGAATCTGAGGCCATCAAATTCTTCTCCATGCCACTCTCTGAGAAGGAAAAGGCGGGGCCTCCTAATCCGTTGGGATATGGGAACAATCATATTGGGAAGAATGGTGATGTTGGGTGGGTAGAGTACCTCCTCCTCACAACCAATACAGAGTCCAATTCCCAGAGGTTTCTATCAGTTTTTGGAAATAGCGCAGAAGAGTTTTG TTCTGCTTTGAATGATTACATATCAGCTGTGAAGAAAATGGCCTGTGAGATTCTAGAGCTGATGGCTGAAGGGTTGAAGATTCAACCAAGAAATGTGTTAAGCAAACTTCTGATGGATGAACAGAGTGACTCTTGTTTCAGGCTCAATCACTACCCACTATGCCCAGAGCTTCAAGGTTTGAGTAGTGCCAGTGCCAGAAATGTGATTGGATTTGGAGAGCACACAGACCCACAAATCATTTCTGTGCTAAGATCCAACAACACATCTGGCCTCCAAATTTCTTTGGGAGATGGGAGTTGGATTTCAGTCCCCCCTGATCAGAACTCCTTCTTCATCAATGTTGGTGACTCTTTACAG GTTTTGACTAATGGGAGGTTTCAAAGTGTGAGGCACAGGGTTTTGGCAAATGGTTTAAAATCAAGAGTGTCAATGATTTATTTTGGGGGACCACCCTTGAGTGAGAAGATAGCTCCATTGCAATCTGTCATGAACGGAGAGGAGGAAAGCCTCTACGAAGAGTTTACATGGTTTGAGTACAAAAAATCTGCGTGCAGCTCAAGACTTGCAGATAACAGGCTTGGACACTTTGAGAGAATTGCAGCCTCATAA